A part of Rhizobium binae genomic DNA contains:
- the trxA gene encoding thioredoxin — MFVSKVDKKNFQSEVLESEKPVLVDFWGDRCPPCKIIARVLEELAVELEGKVKFAKLNVIQNQELAAQLGVRVIPTLWIFKHGEVADKLVGARQKSDISNWSCPLKTGQDQVSV; from the coding sequence ATGTTCGTCTCAAAAGTTGATAAAAAGAACTTTCAGTCAGAAGTTCTGGAATCCGAAAAACCTGTTCTGGTCGATTTCTGGGGCGATAGGTGCCCCCCCTGCAAGATAATCGCTCGCGTTCTCGAAGAACTCGCCGTCGAGCTCGAAGGAAAGGTCAAATTCGCCAAGCTGAATGTCATTCAGAACCAAGAACTCGCCGCTCAGTTGGGTGTGAGGGTTATTCCGACCCTTTGGATCTTCAAGCACGGCGAGGTTGCCGATAAGCTGGTCGGTGCAAGACAGAAGTCCGATATTTCTAACTGGAGTTGCCCCTTAAAAACCGGACAGGATCAGGTTTCTGTTTGA
- a CDS encoding M24 family metallopeptidase, which translates to MAEPSVVSHQFDTSQTEWAAREWLDDTSSARPPPFSIDEYHSRLAALRNVMADRRVELLIIDQSEHRAYFSGFWSTAAMYQALLVPLHQEPVAVIRSIDAPSFSELSRFSDCVCFSDSENPIQVVADTIKSRGFGATVIGIERDSHFLTINRAAELETLLPTAKFIDFSKVMWEMRLIKSPLEIACLKVAAEICDRAAAAAFNVAHAGVNEREVFTAMTSEAWRCGADNAQVAVLSCGPTTSFHASFNGRVLAEGDIVFVEPVPHFRGYTARLMRPKVVGKPTDQQMLTAETMIRIQDEQFHLMRPGANARDVDRVMREGALAAGLRDSYTGITGYTLGLKCPPRTSDFTRVFLPNSDWQLQENQVFHMYTSALGLPFSETIVVTPDGGKRLTEMERKLFC; encoded by the coding sequence TTGGCTGAACCATCTGTGGTCTCGCATCAGTTCGATACATCGCAAACTGAATGGGCCGCCAGGGAATGGCTTGATGACACATCTTCCGCTCGTCCTCCGCCTTTTTCTATCGATGAGTATCACTCTCGCCTAGCTGCATTGCGCAACGTCATGGCTGACCGGCGGGTTGAGCTGCTTATTATAGATCAATCCGAGCACAGGGCATATTTCAGTGGGTTCTGGTCGACTGCCGCCATGTACCAAGCGCTGCTTGTTCCCCTCCACCAAGAGCCTGTCGCGGTCATCCGCAGCATAGATGCTCCAAGCTTCAGCGAGTTGAGTCGGTTCAGCGATTGCGTATGTTTCTCCGATAGTGAGAATCCAATCCAAGTCGTAGCAGATACCATCAAATCCCGCGGTTTCGGAGCCACAGTCATTGGCATCGAACGTGATAGTCATTTCCTCACAATCAACCGAGCAGCGGAACTCGAGACCCTCCTTCCAACAGCCAAGTTCATCGATTTTTCTAAAGTCATGTGGGAAATGCGACTAATCAAATCGCCGCTGGAAATCGCCTGCCTGAAGGTTGCCGCCGAAATTTGCGACCGAGCAGCGGCGGCCGCCTTCAACGTGGCTCACGCGGGGGTGAACGAGCGCGAAGTCTTCACGGCAATGACGAGTGAAGCGTGGCGCTGCGGCGCGGACAACGCGCAAGTTGCCGTCCTCTCATGCGGGCCTACAACGTCGTTTCACGCGTCATTCAATGGGCGCGTTTTAGCAGAGGGTGACATCGTGTTTGTAGAGCCAGTCCCCCACTTTCGCGGATACACCGCGCGGTTGATGCGCCCCAAAGTCGTGGGTAAGCCAACTGATCAGCAAATGCTGACCGCCGAAACGATGATCCGGATCCAGGACGAGCAGTTTCACCTCATGAGGCCCGGCGCTAATGCACGGGACGTCGATCGCGTTATGCGAGAGGGGGCTTTGGCAGCAGGCCTGCGCGACAGTTACACGGGTATCACCGGGTACACGCTCGGGCTTAAGTGCCCTCCGCGGACAAGTGATTTTACCCGTGTATTCCTACCCAACAGTGACTGGCAGCTCCAAGAAAATCAAGTCTTTCACATGTATACGTCGGCACTCGGCCTGCCGTTTAGTGAAACCATCGTTGTCACGCCAGACGGCGGAAAACGGCTTACGGAAATGGAGCGTAAGCTCTTCTGCTGA
- a CDS encoding CapA family protein: MEKHSAPQDDGYDLIGSTATNVVDGFTMVAVGDLIVTRALTTGQHPGFSEIAEILQKADVTFGNMETNIFDIRSFKGFPQAEHGGAYHISLPELGPDLKAMGFNLMSYANNHTFEWGVEGMRETCRALDQNGIKYAGVGENLAQAGAARFLETPSGRVALVSFASTFTPMSRACDPAGEAPGRPGLNSLRLEQSIVVPSAMLENLRQVRDALPNYKSDHIDPNRLTLAGTTYKAGEEAGYSYFPNPADVANIERNTRQGKQFADFCIVTNHGHEPGNWSQQPPDYEQAFARRMIDAGADAYIVHGPHQLRGIEIYKDRPILYSVGNFIMDDLRTPVGADMFEAYRKDPRTDTDADVTLAEMAEGYETDAGFSDPIFYESVIALSRFEDNRLAELRLYPIELGHARRFANRGVPRLAVGQQASRILERLQELSKSFGTEITIDSDIGIIKPALLCF, translated from the coding sequence ATGGAGAAACATTCAGCGCCCCAAGATGATGGCTATGACTTGATTGGATCCACCGCCACCAACGTGGTGGATGGGTTTACCATGGTGGCAGTCGGTGACCTCATCGTGACGCGAGCGCTAACGACGGGTCAACATCCAGGGTTCAGCGAGATCGCTGAGATCCTTCAGAAGGCTGATGTCACTTTCGGAAATATGGAAACCAATATCTTTGACATTCGATCGTTCAAAGGGTTCCCTCAGGCTGAGCATGGAGGTGCTTACCACATCAGCTTGCCGGAGCTCGGACCTGACCTGAAAGCCATGGGTTTTAATTTGATGAGCTACGCCAACAACCACACATTCGAATGGGGTGTCGAGGGCATGCGTGAGACGTGTCGGGCACTTGATCAGAACGGTATTAAATATGCAGGAGTTGGCGAAAATCTTGCACAAGCCGGTGCGGCGCGTTTCCTGGAGACCCCGTCGGGTCGGGTGGCGTTGGTGTCATTTGCTTCAACGTTTACACCGATGTCCCGCGCGTGCGATCCGGCCGGCGAGGCACCGGGCAGACCGGGTCTTAATTCTCTTCGTTTAGAACAAAGTATAGTCGTCCCTTCGGCCATGCTGGAGAACTTGCGCCAAGTCCGCGATGCATTGCCCAACTATAAGTCGGATCATATCGATCCAAACCGACTCACCCTCGCTGGCACGACATACAAGGCGGGCGAGGAGGCCGGCTATAGCTATTTCCCCAATCCAGCCGACGTCGCCAATATTGAGCGCAACACTCGTCAGGGAAAGCAGTTCGCTGATTTCTGCATCGTCACCAATCACGGGCATGAGCCCGGCAATTGGAGCCAACAGCCTCCCGATTATGAACAAGCATTTGCACGTCGAATGATTGATGCTGGGGCCGACGCATATATCGTGCATGGGCCCCACCAGCTAAGAGGCATCGAGATCTACAAGGACAGGCCGATCCTCTACAGCGTCGGGAACTTTATCATGGACGACCTTCGGACGCCGGTAGGCGCGGATATGTTCGAGGCGTACCGAAAGGACCCTCGAACCGACACCGATGCAGACGTAACTTTGGCAGAGATGGCCGAAGGTTACGAGACGGATGCTGGCTTTTCCGATCCGATCTTTTACGAGAGCGTTATTGCACTGAGCCGGTTTGAGGACAACCGGCTTGCGGAATTGCGGCTCTACCCGATCGAACTCGGACACGCGCGCAGATTTGCAAATCGCGGTGTTCCTCGGCTCGCTGTTGGCCAGCAGGCAAGCCGAATTCTGGAGCGTCTCCAGGAGCTATCGAAGTCGTTTGGAACTGAGATCACGATCGATAGCGATATCGGAATCATCAAGCCTGCGCTCCTTTGTTTTTGA
- a CDS encoding ATP-grasp domain-containing protein, with protein sequence MAKKALILLEGASNGPYYLEVAQRLNLHPITLSTDPTQYDYLVAKEADVIRVDTGDLETLIRECVRLRALYDIAGITSAQEAVYATVGKLCRSFDLPGPNPVAVENCCDKFAQRQALAEGGLPVPAYRVAVNAAEVESAAAEIGLPVIVKPAVGIGSSGVRLCRDVDELVEHTARLMVGTDICRSTPRILVEEYAKGAHYSVELMGNEVIGIGAADFGRPPHFVCREYIYPAELTENDRTRIVDVARHCLRALDLGWGPTNIDLRWTERGPVVIEVNPRLAGMPNSRLVHLAYDIDLVAEHIKLVIGDKLDLRERNLGIAAARILVADRDGVLDAVEGDSRAAAIKGVVEAKFFVQPKITVIRKGDNRDKIGHVIAVSPTLAQARAILQCAVELMDWSITPSPNGAFPNL encoded by the coding sequence ATGGCGAAAAAAGCTCTGATTTTACTTGAAGGTGCAAGTAATGGTCCGTACTACCTCGAAGTGGCGCAACGCCTTAATCTTCATCCGATCACCCTTTCAACTGACCCAACTCAATACGACTACCTGGTGGCGAAAGAGGCAGACGTCATCCGAGTCGATACCGGTGATCTCGAGACGCTGATCCGCGAATGCGTCCGTCTGCGCGCGCTGTATGACATTGCTGGCATTACCAGCGCGCAGGAGGCTGTCTATGCAACGGTTGGCAAACTCTGCCGGTCTTTCGATTTACCTGGACCGAACCCCGTGGCAGTTGAAAATTGTTGCGATAAATTCGCTCAACGTCAGGCGCTCGCAGAGGGTGGCCTACCGGTTCCCGCTTATCGCGTGGCGGTGAATGCGGCGGAAGTGGAAAGCGCCGCAGCGGAAATTGGCCTGCCGGTGATCGTTAAACCAGCGGTGGGCATCGGCAGCAGCGGGGTGCGATTGTGCCGCGATGTTGATGAGCTAGTGGAACATACTGCGCGCTTAATGGTTGGAACGGACATCTGCCGGTCGACGCCAAGAATACTGGTAGAAGAATACGCAAAGGGGGCCCATTATAGCGTGGAGTTGATGGGGAATGAGGTCATAGGAATTGGTGCCGCCGACTTCGGCCGTCCGCCACATTTCGTCTGTCGTGAGTATATCTACCCGGCAGAGCTTACCGAAAACGACCGCACACGTATTGTCGATGTCGCACGCCATTGTTTGCGCGCCCTCGACCTTGGCTGGGGCCCGACGAACATTGATCTGCGGTGGACGGAGCGTGGTCCGGTGGTTATTGAAGTCAATCCGCGACTTGCCGGGATGCCCAACTCCCGACTGGTTCACCTCGCCTACGATATCGATCTCGTCGCCGAACACATCAAGCTTGTGATCGGGGATAAATTAGATTTGCGCGAAAGGAATTTGGGCATTGCCGCCGCCCGGATTTTGGTTGCTGATCGGGATGGCGTCCTCGATGCAGTTGAAGGCGACAGCCGGGCCGCTGCAATAAAAGGCGTCGTAGAGGCGAAATTTTTCGTTCAACCCAAAATCACTGTCATTAGAAAAGGGGATAACCGCGACAAGATCGGACATGTTATCGCCGTTTCGCCTACGCTGGCTCAAGCCAGGGCGATACTTCAGTGTGCCGTTGAGCTAATGGATTGGTCGATTACACCAAGTCCGAACGGTGCGTTTCCGAACCTGTAG
- a CDS encoding MATE family efflux transporter: MVDYTKSERCVSEPVGFNVIQKMLVLGGSQSRLSSWQVFAIAIPMMLASITTPLVGLVDAAVIGLVGDAVLVGGLAAGAVVFDVVFATFNFLRSGTSGVVAQAFGRGDALEERAAVLRAIVVAALFGLVLVLLAPLIAEFSEWSMNAEPAVTSAMDIYIRIRLISAPAALINYATLGYLLGRGDTGIALILQLLLNGVNIVLTIYFGVYLGGGIGGVAWGTGCAEVAAMIAGMFILVRRFYTLPTISPRRTFNVAALKRMLHLNSDIMIRTLVLMGAYFIFTRQSAQLGTSTFAANSVLMHFLLMADYVLGGFATAAQHLAGRAIGARDKTAFLRAVRLTTGWGFAVAAIASLVASAFGEQVVVAITKAPDVRSEAVLYLPWAALTALSGFLSFQMNAVFIGATWSRGMRDVMLVSFAAYITALFALERMFGNHGLWASYHVFLLVRGIGLLWVMRRRVRIEFAQ; the protein is encoded by the coding sequence TTGGTCGATTACACCAAGTCCGAACGGTGCGTTTCCGAACCTGTAGGATTTAACGTGATACAGAAAATGCTTGTCCTCGGCGGCAGCCAGTCCCGCCTCAGTAGCTGGCAGGTCTTTGCGATCGCCATTCCCATGATGCTAGCATCCATCACGACACCGCTCGTCGGCCTTGTCGATGCGGCCGTAATTGGTCTAGTGGGCGACGCCGTACTAGTTGGTGGCCTTGCGGCCGGCGCCGTGGTTTTCGACGTCGTCTTCGCCACCTTCAACTTTTTGCGCTCCGGCACGTCGGGCGTTGTTGCCCAGGCTTTCGGGAGAGGTGATGCGCTTGAAGAGCGGGCGGCAGTGTTGCGTGCGATAGTTGTTGCCGCTCTCTTTGGATTGGTTCTAGTGCTGCTTGCGCCACTGATTGCCGAATTCAGTGAATGGTCCATGAACGCAGAACCCGCGGTGACCTCCGCGATGGACATTTACATCCGCATTCGCCTTATCTCGGCGCCTGCAGCGCTGATCAACTATGCAACTCTTGGTTATCTCTTGGGGCGGGGCGATACAGGGATCGCACTTATACTGCAACTGCTCCTTAATGGCGTAAACATCGTGCTGACAATTTATTTTGGCGTCTATCTCGGCGGGGGGATTGGAGGAGTCGCCTGGGGAACCGGATGCGCTGAAGTTGCCGCCATGATTGCTGGCATGTTCATTCTTGTTCGGCGCTTCTACACTTTGCCAACCATATCTCCTCGGCGTACGTTCAATGTAGCGGCCCTCAAGAGAATGCTACACTTGAACAGTGACATAATGATCCGAACCTTGGTACTCATGGGAGCATACTTCATTTTCACCCGGCAGAGCGCACAACTTGGCACCTCGACCTTCGCTGCCAATTCAGTGCTGATGCATTTCTTACTTATGGCTGACTACGTTTTGGGTGGATTCGCGACGGCAGCACAGCACCTCGCTGGGCGCGCCATCGGTGCCCGCGACAAGACGGCTTTTTTGCGTGCTGTGAGACTTACTACGGGCTGGGGATTCGCAGTCGCGGCCATTGCAAGCCTTGTAGCCTCTGCGTTCGGAGAACAGGTCGTGGTCGCAATAACAAAGGCACCGGACGTGCGTTCTGAGGCGGTATTATATCTTCCTTGGGCTGCCTTGACTGCACTGAGCGGCTTCCTGTCCTTTCAGATGAACGCCGTCTTCATCGGTGCCACTTGGTCGCGTGGTATGCGCGACGTTATGCTTGTATCGTTCGCGGCCTATATCACTGCATTATTCGCCTTGGAGAGGATGTTTGGCAATCACGGGCTTTGGGCTTCTTATCACGTCTTTTTGCTGGTGCGGGGGATCGGTTTGCTATGGGTGATGCGTCGCCGTGTCAGAATCGAATTCGCACAATGA
- a CDS encoding D-amino acid dehydrogenase yields the protein MRVIVLGAGIVGVTSAYQLAKDGHTVTVVDRQKGPGLETSFANAGEVSFGYCSPWAAPGIPMKALKWLFMEHALLILRPKIDGAMLSWLVKMLANCTTERYAINKSRMLRLADYSRISLAALRNETAIEYDQRMQGTLQLFRTQAQLDASAKDVKALAADGIPYEVLDRDGCVRTEPALAHVRDKITGGLLTPKDETGDCFKFTDALANEAEQLGVRFSWSTEINGLDVEAGRVRGVVTKSGSLPADAVVVALGSYSPLLLKRHGIKLPVQPVKGYSLTIPITDSSRAPESTIMDETYKIAITRLGDRIRVGGMAEISGYSNDLGLARRSTLEHSVMDLFPGGDAKEATFWSGLRPMTPDGTPVIGPTKIAGLFLNTGHGTLGWTMSSGSARVIADLVSGRKPEIDATDLAICRYA from the coding sequence ATGAGGGTCATCGTTCTAGGCGCCGGTATTGTTGGCGTCACCTCCGCATATCAGCTCGCAAAAGACGGTCACACAGTCACCGTTGTCGACCGGCAGAAAGGTCCGGGACTTGAGACAAGCTTTGCTAATGCAGGCGAAGTCTCGTTCGGATATTGCTCACCTTGGGCAGCGCCAGGAATTCCGATGAAGGCTTTGAAATGGCTGTTCATGGAACATGCGCTGCTGATCCTGCGGCCAAAGATCGATGGCGCCATGCTGTCATGGCTCGTAAAGATGCTCGCAAACTGCACTACCGAGCGCTATGCTATCAACAAGAGCCGCATGCTGCGTCTGGCTGACTACAGTCGTATCTCCCTTGCTGCCCTGCGCAACGAGACTGCCATCGAATACGACCAACGTATGCAGGGCACGCTACAGCTCTTCCGCACGCAGGCACAGCTCGATGCCTCCGCCAAGGACGTCAAGGCGCTTGCAGCCGACGGCATTCCCTACGAGGTACTCGATCGTGACGGGTGCGTTCGCACTGAGCCGGCGCTCGCGCATGTCCGCGATAAGATCACCGGCGGTCTGCTGACGCCAAAGGACGAAACTGGCGACTGCTTCAAGTTCACCGATGCGCTTGCTAACGAGGCCGAGCAGCTCGGCGTCCGGTTTTCCTGGAGTACGGAGATTAACGGCTTGGATGTCGAGGCCGGTCGTGTGCGTGGCGTTGTGACGAAATCGGGATCCCTGCCGGCAGATGCGGTTGTTGTGGCACTTGGCAGCTACTCTCCGTTGCTACTCAAGCGCCACGGAATCAAGCTCCCAGTTCAACCGGTCAAGGGCTACTCACTGACTATCCCTATCACTGACTCCTCGCGGGCGCCGGAATCGACGATCATGGACGAAACTTATAAGATCGCGATCACGCGTCTTGGCGACCGTATCCGCGTGGGGGGCATGGCAGAAATCTCCGGCTATTCGAACGACCTCGGCCTAGCCCGCCGGAGCACCCTCGAGCATTCCGTCATGGATCTTTTTCCCGGTGGTGATGCAAAAGAGGCTACATTCTGGTCGGGTCTTCGCCCGATGACGCCGGATGGAACGCCGGTGATTGGTCCCACCAAGATCGCGGGCCTCTTCCTCAACACCGGACACGGCACACTCGGCTGGACGATGAGTTCTGGCTCGGCCCGCGTCATCGCTGATCTCGTGTCCGGACGGAAGCCCGAAATCGATGCAACTGACCTGGCGATTTGCCGGTACGCCTAA
- a CDS encoding ATP-grasp domain-containing protein: MAKSLILLEGHRSIGPLYVKAAQRRGLNPITMSTDPTQHGYLAAEGIETVQVDTNDLDAIKSVYSRLKLTHAIAGITGFSGLDESVYVTVGKLCRHFGLPGPDPASIEQCHDKFVQRQLLAQAGVAMPYYRMATNATEVESAAVEIGLPVVIKPVVGSGSSGVQICRTVDEVAEHTRHLLGGRHIWQSPPRILVEEFAQGQYFTADLMGGRVVGIGTGDFGPPPHFVYREYSFPAPLTDEEHARIIDISLSCLRALGLGWGPTNIEFRWTKRGPVVIEVNPRLAGTPDPQLIHLAYGIDLVDEHIKLVIGEECDLRARHSRTASARFLVPDRDGMLEKIEGANRAAAIPGVAEVKMYIHPNTPIVRKGDYRDLMGHVIGASPSRDQTAALLQQAADLISWNITPFPLFQNT; this comes from the coding sequence ATGGCAAAATCGCTCATCCTACTTGAGGGCCATAGAAGCATTGGTCCGCTATACGTGAAAGCAGCTCAGCGTCGGGGCCTCAATCCAATCACGATGTCTACTGATCCCACTCAGCACGGCTATCTAGCGGCTGAAGGCATTGAGACCGTCCAGGTCGATACCAATGACCTCGATGCGATAAAGAGTGTCTATTCACGACTCAAACTGACCCATGCCATTGCTGGCATCACTGGCTTTTCGGGCCTTGATGAGTCGGTCTATGTAACAGTTGGCAAGCTCTGCCGCCATTTCGGTCTGCCAGGCCCCGACCCCGCATCCATTGAACAATGCCATGATAAGTTCGTTCAACGTCAGCTTCTTGCGCAAGCCGGCGTTGCCATGCCTTACTATCGCATGGCAACGAATGCGACGGAGGTAGAAAGCGCTGCCGTAGAAATCGGCCTGCCGGTGGTGATAAAGCCTGTCGTCGGTAGCGGCAGCAGCGGTGTACAAATTTGCCGCACCGTCGACGAGGTAGCCGAACATACACGGCATCTCTTGGGTGGAAGACACATCTGGCAGTCTCCGCCGCGGATACTGGTCGAAGAGTTTGCACAAGGCCAATACTTCACCGCTGATTTGATGGGAGGTCGTGTCGTAGGGATAGGCACCGGCGACTTCGGCCCCCCACCACATTTCGTCTATCGCGAGTACAGCTTCCCGGCCCCGCTGACTGATGAGGAGCATGCACGTATCATCGATATTTCGCTGAGCTGTTTACGCGCTCTTGGCCTTGGCTGGGGGCCAACGAACATTGAATTCCGGTGGACCAAGCGTGGTCCGGTCGTCATTGAAGTCAATCCGCGTCTAGCTGGCACGCCCGATCCCCAACTGATTCATCTGGCTTATGGCATCGACCTGGTCGATGAGCACATCAAGCTAGTCATCGGCGAAGAATGCGATCTACGCGCACGCCATTCGCGCACGGCGTCCGCGCGGTTCCTGGTTCCTGATCGCGACGGAATGCTCGAGAAAATCGAGGGCGCCAATCGGGCGGCCGCTATACCGGGCGTCGCCGAGGTCAAGATGTATATTCATCCAAACACGCCAATTGTGAGAAAAGGCGATTACCGAGATTTGATGGGGCATGTCATCGGTGCTTCGCCCAGCCGTGATCAGACGGCGGCGCTACTTCAGCAAGCCGCCGACTTGATTTCGTGGAATATAACACCATTCCCGCTCTTCCAGAACACGTGA
- a CDS encoding RidA family protein has protein sequence MIEQISTTNAPGAVGPYSQAIKVGDLLFVSGQLPIDPATGEFNSANAVEQAEQCLRNLQAIGRAAGTELSKTVKTTVLLTDLGDFADVNRIYASFFSPPFPARACYEVKALPKGAKVEIEAVISLI, from the coding sequence TTGATCGAACAAATTTCCACGACCAACGCTCCTGGAGCAGTTGGCCCATATTCACAAGCAATCAAGGTAGGCGATCTGCTCTTCGTTTCGGGCCAACTGCCAATTGATCCGGCCACAGGCGAATTCAATTCCGCAAACGCCGTAGAGCAGGCCGAGCAGTGCCTGAGAAACCTTCAGGCAATCGGGAGGGCCGCCGGTACTGAACTGTCGAAGACAGTGAAGACGACTGTGTTGCTCACCGACCTTGGTGACTTCGCTGACGTCAATCGCATTTACGCGAGCTTCTTCTCACCCCCCTTTCCCGCTCGCGCATGCTACGAGGTAAAGGCCCTTCCGAAAGGCGCGAAGGTCGAGATCGAAGCTGTCATTTCCCTCATTTGA
- the purU gene encoding formyltetrahydrofolate deformylase: MTRFVLTVTCQSTRGIVAAVSGFLAEMDCNIIDSSQFDDLGTGRFFMRISFISEEGKTIEDLSAGLKPIADKFKMESQLHDHSQRMKVLLMVSRFGHCLNDLLYRWRIGALPIDLVGVVSNHFDYQKLVVNHDIPFHHIPVTRENKPHAEAKIMEIAEAGSTELVVLARYMQVLSDKMCERMSGRIINIHHSFLPSFKGANPYKQAYQRGVKLIGATAHYVTADLDEGPIIEQDTVRITHAQSPDDYVSLGRDVEAQVLARSIHAHIHHRVFLNGSRTVVFPPSPGSYASERMG, translated from the coding sequence ATGACTAGATTTGTACTTACCGTCACCTGCCAATCAACACGCGGCATCGTCGCTGCCGTGTCCGGATTTCTGGCGGAAATGGATTGCAACATCATCGATAGCTCGCAGTTCGACGATCTCGGAACAGGACGCTTCTTCATGAGGATTTCGTTCATTTCGGAGGAAGGAAAAACGATCGAAGATCTGTCAGCTGGCCTTAAGCCCATCGCCGACAAATTCAAAATGGAAAGCCAGCTTCACGATCACTCGCAGCGCATGAAGGTCCTGCTCATGGTTTCTCGTTTTGGGCACTGCTTGAATGACTTGCTTTATCGCTGGCGCATAGGCGCGCTTCCGATTGACCTCGTAGGCGTTGTCTCGAACCACTTTGATTATCAGAAACTCGTTGTAAATCACGACATACCCTTCCACCATATTCCAGTGACGAGGGAAAATAAGCCTCATGCCGAAGCAAAGATCATGGAGATCGCGGAGGCGGGGTCCACAGAACTCGTTGTTCTAGCTCGCTATATGCAAGTTCTTTCGGACAAGATGTGCGAGCGTATGTCCGGCCGCATCATCAATATTCATCATTCTTTTCTACCAAGCTTCAAAGGTGCAAATCCTTATAAGCAGGCTTACCAACGCGGTGTGAAGTTGATCGGAGCAACGGCTCATTACGTCACTGCAGACCTCGACGAAGGCCCGATCATTGAGCAGGATACGGTTCGGATAACCCACGCGCAGTCCCCCGACGACTATGTTTCGCTGGGGCGTGACGTCGAAGCTCAGGTTCTTGCGCGCTCTATTCACGCTCACATTCACCACAGAGTTTTCTTGAATGGAAGCCGAACCGTCGTTTTTCCTCCAAGCCCGGGCTCCTACGCATCCGAGAGAATGGGATAA
- a CDS encoding IS3 family transposase (programmed frameshift) — protein sequence MSKTTNKFSPEVRARAVRMVLDHEGEHSSRWAAVSSIAAKIGCTAQTLNEWVKKAEVDNGSRPGLPSDVAERMKALERENRELRQANEILRKASAYFANGGARPPIEAMISFIDEHRAVFGVEPICRLLPIAPSTYYENVAKRVDVDRLSIRARRDISLKIEIRRVFEQNYRVYGVRKVWRQLKREGFDVARCTVTRLMRSMSLQGIIRGKPIRTTFPDRTAPSPLDRVNRQFKAPAPNRLWVSDFTYVATWQGFVYVAFVIDAFARRIVGWRVSRTAHAGFVLDALEQALHDRRPVHGGGLVHHSDRGVQYVSIRYSERLAEAGIEPSVGSVGDSYDNALAETINGLYKAEVIHRRGPWRSFEAVEFATLEWVDWFNHRRLLEPIGNMPPAEAEEQYYAMLDEPAMAA from the exons ATGAGCAAGACAACGAACAAGTTTTCACCGGAAGTCCGCGCCCGAGCCGTGCGGATGGTTTTGGATCACGAAGGCGAGCATTCCTCGCGATGGGCGGCGGTGTCCTCAATCGCCGCCAAGATCGGCTGCACTGCGCAGACGCTCAATGAGTGGGTGAAGAAGGCCGAAGTGGACAATGGTTCCCGGCCTGGGCTCCCAAGCGACGTCGCCGAGAGGATGAAGGCGCTGGAGCGAGAGAACCGTGAGCTTCGGCAGGCCAACGAGATTTTGCGCAAGGCGTCAGCATATTTCGCGA ATGGCGGAGCTCGACCGCCCATTGAAGCGATGATCTCGTTCATCGACGAACACCGCGCAGTGTTCGGGGTCGAGCCGATCTGCAGGCTGCTGCCGATTGCCCCATCAACCTACTACGAGAACGTGGCCAAGCGTGTGGATGTGGATCGTCTATCGATCCGCGCCCGCAGGGATATAAGCCTGAAGATCGAGATACGTCGTGTCTTCGAGCAGAACTACCGCGTCTATGGCGTTCGGAAGGTCTGGCGGCAGTTGAAGCGAGAAGGCTTCGATGTCGCCCGCTGCACCGTCACTCGGCTTATGAGGTCGATGAGCCTGCAAGGTATCATTCGGGGAAAGCCGATCCGCACGACGTTCCCCGACAGAACGGCTCCGAGCCCACTGGACCGCGTGAACCGACAGTTCAAGGCTCCTGCGCCCAACAGGCTGTGGGTTTCAGATTTCACCTATGTCGCTACCTGGCAAGGCTTCGTTTACGTGGCCTTCGTGATCGACGCTTTCGCTCGGCGCATCGTCGGTTGGCGCGTAAGCCGAACGGCACATGCCGGGTTTGTCCTCGATGCTCTCGAACAGGCACTTCATGATCGGCGTCCCGTTCATGGCGGCGGCCTCGTGCATCACTCGGACAGGGGCGTTCAATACGTGTCGATCAGGTATTCGGAGCGGCTGGCGGAGGCAGGGATCGAGCCTTCCGTCGGAAGTGTGGGCGACAGCTACGACAATGCGCTCGCCGAAACGATCAACGGTCTCTACAAGGCCGAGGTCATCCATCGGCGCGGACCATGGCGGAGCTTCGAAGCGGTGGAGTTCGCCACACTGGAATGGGTCGACTGGTTCAACCATCGAAGGCTTCTGGAACCCATCGGAAACATGCCGCCAGCCGAAGCTGAAGAGCAATATTACGCCATGCTAGACGAACCAGCCATGGCCGCATAA